Proteins encoded in a region of the Kryptolebias marmoratus isolate JLee-2015 linkage group LG14, ASM164957v2, whole genome shotgun sequence genome:
- the LOC108231082 gene encoding endoplasmic reticulum metallopeptidase 1: MESDTAIRRIKPPGPPRYVARDGSDGAPDRCGDNGYSGDPKRKPEVSLYLLREGLAASLVSVFLLLLWGLVHLSLQQLVIGTPSGEFSAERARRHLEQIASVGPRPVGSQENEVLTVGYLLEQIEGIRTRTAAGPHQLAVDVQRPTGSFSIDFLSGFTSFYDRVTNVVVKLEPKGGSEHFMLANCHFDTVANSPGASDDAVSCAVMLEVLHSLANQSTPLRHGVIFLFNGAEENVLQASHGFITQHPWAQQVRAFINLEAAGVGGKEVVFQTGPENPWLVQAYVHAAKHPFASVVGQEVFQSGVIPSDTDFRIYRDFGNIPGIDLAFIENGFIYHTKYDTANRILTDSIQRAGDNILAVLKHLLMSETLADSAEYRHGNMVFFDLLGVVVVAYPARVGTILNYMVAAATFLYLVKKALLPGRGGGRYVRDLACATGVAVLSWFVTLLSVLIVALLITLLGRSMFWYTHFYAAICLYGAAATGKIILIHTLAKNLYYGGVRLVELGDLYFDVSLLLWCSSLVWLTDRGLCSAYVPMLMVAFSLITRLLLTKEFKHRGASLKYSLLYLSGLTLPYVHFMFLIWVVFEIFTPIMGRSGTEIPPEVVMASLVTLATIFLSSFLLHFIYLVRSTKWILAGLGSVFVVMFLLVSGGLFFPYSGNPQSPRPKRVFLQHTTRTFHNLQGQVESRDSGLWINSFDFTSVQHITPHVPEINDSIRTRCREDRPFCGYPWFLPVKFLSRKNWYLPASGVSPSSPVEFSLVSKEATRWGTVKMTFRVKGPSHMSLYLMPHRGASLSTWSFGDGTPQLDLNGEYFIFYSHGYNDHTWTFWFEIQPPAEPAPSGPEGMISVAISTHYFFGKDSRTAQLEEILRRFPTWAFPSSWVSTYDMYRY; encoded by the exons atggaaagcGACACGGCCATCAGGAGAATAAAACCCCCGGGGCCGCCCCGTTACGTCGCTCGGGATGGCAGCGACGGAGCCCCGGACCGGTGCGGCGACAACGGCTACAGCGGCGACCCGAAGAGGAAGCCCGAGGTGAGCCTCTACTTGCTGCGGGAAGGGCTGGCAGCCTCCCTGGTGTccgtgtttctgctgctgctgtggggACTCGTTCATCTGTCGCTGCAGCAGCTCGTCATCGGGACACCGAGCGGGGAGTTCAGCGCAGAAAGAGCCAG GCGGCACCTGGAGCAGATCGCCAGCGTCGGCCCCCGGCCGGTGGGCAGCCAGGAGAACGAGGTCCTGACGGTGGGTTACCTGCTGGAGCAGATCGAGGGCATCCGGACGAGGACGGCCGCGGGTCCTCACCAGCTCGCGGTGGACGTGCAGCGCCCCACGGGGTCGTTCTCCATCGACTTCCTGAGCGGCTTCACGAGCTTCTACGACCGTGTCACCAACGTCGTCGTCAAGCTGGAGCCCAAAGGTGGCAGCGAGCATTTCATGCTCGCCAACTGCCACTTCGACACGGTGGCGAACAGCCCAG GCGCCAGTGATGACGCGGTGAGCTGTGCAGTGATGCTGGAAGTCCTCCATTCTCTGGCCAACCAGTCCACTCCTCTTCGCCACGGTGTGATCTTCCTCTTTAACGGAGCAGAGGAGAATGTCCTGCAG GCGAGTCATGGATTCATCACCCAGCATCCTTGGGCTCAGCAGGTGCGCGCTTTTATTAACTTGGAGGCTGCCGGCGTTGGAGGCAAGGAGGTCGTTTTCCAGACAG GTCCAGAGAACCCGTGGCTGGTCCAGGCCTACGTTCACGCAGCCAAACACCCCTTCGCCTCTGTGGTGGGTCAGGAGGTGTTTCAGAGCGGCGTCATTCCCTCCGACACCGACTTCCGCATTTACAGAGACTTTGGTAACATCCCGG gcattGATCTTGCGTTCATTGAAAATGGTTTCATCTACCACACCAAGTACGACACAGCGAACAGGATCCTGACGGACTCGATTCAGAGAGCTG GTGACAACATCCTGGCTGTTTTGAAGCACCTGCTCATGTCGGAAACGCTGGCCGACTCGGCGGAGTATCGCCACGGCAACATGGTGTTTTTTGATCTGCTGGGAGTGGTCGTCGTGGCCTATCCCGCCCGCGTGGGCACCATCCTCAACTACATGGTGGCGGCAGCCACCTTCCTGTATCTGGTTAAGAAGGCCTTGCTGCCTGGCCGTGGAG GTGGGCGCTACGTCCGGGACCTGGCCTGTGCCACCGGCGTGGCGGTGCTGAGCTGGTTCGTCACCTTGCTCTCCGTGCTGATTGTCGCTCTGCTCATCACTCTGCTGGGACGCTCCATGTTTTGGTACACTCACTTCTATGCGGCCATCTGCCTGTACGGAGCCGCGGCCACCGGAAAAATTATCCTCATCCACACGCTGGCCAAAAACCTGTACTACGGG ggTGTACGTCTGGTGGAGCTGGGTGATCTGTACTTTGACGTGAGCTTGCTGCTGTGGTGCTCCAGCCTGGTGTGGCTGACCGATCGGGGTCTGTGTTCGGCCTACGTGCCCATGCTGATGGTGGCTTTCTCCCTGATCACCAGACTGCTGCTGACCAAAGAGTTCAAACACAGAG GAGCATCTCTGAAATACAGCCTGCTGTACCTGTCGGGGCTCACGCTACCGTATGTCCACTTCATGTTCCTGATCTGGGTGGTGTTTGAGATTTTCACCCCCATCATGGGCCGCAGTGGGACAGAAATCCCCCCCGAAGTGGTGATGGCCTCTCTGGTCACCCTGGCAAccatcttcctctcctcctttctG CTGCATTTCATCTACTTGGTGAGGAGCACGAAGTGGATCCTGGCTGGCCTGGGTTCGGTTTTCGTGGTCATGTTCCTGCTGGTGTCCGGCGGCCTCTTCTTTCCATATTCAGGGAATCCACAGAGCCCCCGGCCAAAGAGAGTTTTCCTGCAG CATACGACTCGGACCTTCCACAATCTTCAGGGCCAGGTGGAGAGCCGGGACTCTGGTCTGTGGATAAACAGCTTTGACTTCACGAGCGTACAGCACATCACGCCACACGTCCCCGAGATCAACGACAGCATCCGGACGCGCTGCAGGGAGGACCGACCCTTCTGTGGTTACCCCTGGTTCCTGCCCGTGAAGTTCCTCAGCAG gaaGAACTGGTACCTCCCTGCTTCAGGAGTGTCTCCGAGCTCTCCTGTGGAGTTCAGCCTCGTGTCCAAAGAGGCGACGAGATGGGGGACCGTCAAaatgaccttcagggtgaaag GACCGAGCCACATGTCTCTGTATCTGATGCCTCACCGAGGGGCCAGCCTGTCCACTTGGTCCTTCGGCGACGGGACGCCTCAGCTTGACTTGAACGGGGAATATTTTATCTTCTATTCCCACGGCTACAACGACCACACGTGGACCTTCTGGTTTGAAATCCAG CCTCCCGCAGAACCGGCCCCATCCGGCCCCGAAGGGATGATCTCAGTTGCTATATCTACCCACTATTTCTTCGGCAAAGACAGCCGGACTGCTCAGCTGGAGGAAATCCTCCGCCGCTTCCCCACGTGGGCGTTTCCCTCCTCCTGGGTCAGTACCTATGACATGTACCGGTACTGA